DNA from Tripterygium wilfordii isolate XIE 37 chromosome 15, ASM1340144v1, whole genome shotgun sequence:
ATTGTTAACCTCACCGCCAACTGTTCCCCCAACCTGCAACACGAAATCGAGAAACCCTAACCCACatatctacaaaacccatactACTGaaaagaacaccaaaaaaaCCCGAACAACTTACCATTATGATGGAGTGTTGTTCCAAGCAAAGATCTCTGTTGGCTTCGTTGGCTCTCCTCCGTGCTTTGGAATCTCGTTTTCTTCTACTCTCAGATGACAGCGTCTTCATCAttttagaggaaggagagagACTCTGTTTTTTGAAGCAATGGAGTGGGGTGTTATGAGCCAGTTATCAAAGAAACACAAAGTCAAAGGAAAGTGAATGGGGGTCGGGGCGTCCTTAGTAAAGAGCGagatgtgactaaagttttccatgGGACATAGCCCATTAAGGCCGATTTGATTTCCTGATGACAGGATGTGGTCCATAAAGTTAAACACCCACGTCCTTTTGGGAAACATCACTAATTAACTAGATAATGGACATGCCTAAACAATGCCAAACCAGagtcgattaaaaaaaaaaaaaccatgatttCATGTTGGGGGACTGTTACAAGTTGAACTGTTGAAGGGGTTCGGGACAGCGCCCCCGATTTTGTTTAAGATTATTTACAATATTAAAAGGTGGAAGAAGAAGCAACATGATAATCTTAACTTGCTTAACGTATACAATAGCTAAAAACCTATTTCAATTATAAATGTGTACCGTATACAAAAGGTGAATAATACTAATAAATGATTTACAAATATTGAGTGATTATTAAGTTGTGGGTTCTCAAGACTTGTGAATGGTACAAGACCAAAGAGGCAAAGAGGAAGAAATAGGCCCAACCAACATAACCATGAAGGTCCAAAATAACTAAGATCCGTATGACTAAAATGATTCTTCAAGGTGGTGAAGATCAAGCCTCTAGGGTTTATAGAATAGTATATTATcactataatatatatgaaattaGGGGCTACATTCTAGTGTAGTCCCATGGTACCGCCCCAGGCTGTAGCCACCCAGGTACCGCCCCTGCATGGTTGTCGAGGTTAGGTGAGTTTCTGAGGGTCTACTTTAATCCTTTGGGATCGTTGGTCGTCAGTTCTGCTTGGGGATACGAGTCCACGACATAGAGAGAGGGCAACAAAAGTACAAAACCCACCAAACTCTGTGTGAATACTGTGCAATTTTTCAAAGTCGAGGTCTTCGTCAATGACTTTAATACTTTCACTGAGTCAAAAATTCCGCAAAGCAACTAAGAAGGAATCTTCCTGGCTTCGACCACATGGATTCGCCGACAAGTAAGGGGAGGAGGAGAAGGTGTGCATCATCATTCATCCACATTTTTCTACATCTATGATCATGAAAAGAAACTGCAAGACCTTCCTCAAGTCACTATCCTCACTTAGGAAGGCAACAACGTGTCTGTAAGCCTAAAATATTGAAAGTCAAAGAAACCCACAACTTACCCTCCAAGCCTCTtcacatgtacatatatatatatatatatatatatatatatatatatatatacaggaactAGCATTGAAGGCACTGTGAGTGTGGCAAATCAAAAAGATGGAGACTTTGAAGgcgattgttgttgttgttctgaTACTTGGGGTTCTGGGGGTGTGGGAGGTGAAGATGGCTAGTGCAGGTCCAAGTGCTGCACAGTGCAAAGAAGAGAGAAGGATTGGTGTTAATGCATGCAAGCCAGTTCTGTATGGGAAGCTGCCGTCCCCGGAATGTTGCCAACGAGTAAGGGTAACACATATTGAATGTGTGTGCCCCGTTATCACTCCTAAGTTGGCTGCTCTTATCGACCTTAATCGCGCTGTCCGGCTGGTTGAGGGATGTGGAAGGAGGGTTCCTCGCCATTACAAGTGTGGAAGTAAGCTCTATGCAACTTAAAATTGATTAGCTAGTTCACAGTATTAGATTAACCTTGACACTTAATCTATTTAGCATGATGAACTTCTACTGACAAAATTTTCTTGTTGCAGGTATCACAACTCCCTGAATGTTCGTCTCTATTCAATCGCTGCATTTAGGTAGATGGAGAAGAGGGAATGAAATAAATTGTATCAAACTATGAATAAAAGAATAGCTATATATGAAGTGGTGGTATATGAGTTTTACTTACCTTGCCATATTGAATGTTGTCTAGAGTACTATCTTTAATCTGCTTCCATGTGTTGCACTCTGCATGATGTTTTCTTACTAAACTTGGAAGAGAGACCATAATACAGAAACCCCATAAGTCGATGGAGAAGAGAGCATGTTCTGCAACGCTCTTACACCCAGCCATTATAGCTCAGTAGTTAGAATCCGTCACTCCAGGAAGTCGTCTAAGGAACTCAACTGCTGAGGTATTGTAGTTCTCGGCTCTAAAATGGGGATGgtaataaaagtataaaacaaaTGTTAAATCCATGAAGCAGTAAAAGGGCGAGGAGGGCATACATCgagaaaaataaatcaagatTATAAGTTATTACCTCACATCATTTTCCACCATACCCTCTTCCGAGGAACGCCAACTCTAATTGCCTTCGACTCATCAGAAAATCACATTTGCTCAAAAATATATGGTGGCTAAGGCGATAGGACTTGGATGTGTGAAAATTACAACCCCATATTCTTATGTTTTCGCTTTCCATCCTGTGATTCTGGTCTATGCATGTTCATGCCAATCTTATCTGATCCATCTTTTTGCCACCACTACCCACTTCAGTCATTGCTGATGACTGAAAGCCAGAACCATGCAAATATCCAAACAGAGCGAGAACATGCAATTGAGTTTATCAGGTACTCTATGTTTTTTGCTTGGAGGGATTTTCAAATAAATGAACGAGGATTCGAAATGACAAAACATGCAATTGAGTTTATCAGGATGGAATCCAATATGATCGTGGGTTTGACGGGCAATTGAGCATTTTTCTTCGTAATTTCTATGTCCCAAGGAAGAACatgcaaaatcaaataaaatgtaTGCGTTCCTCCATTCCTGATGATTGTCTAGGCCTATGAAAAATTCCGAGCCAGAACCAAACCATGCAACCAAACCCCTTGCCCAAATCTCCCTCGGCATCACCACCACTACCCACTTCAGTCAATGCTGATGACTGAAAGCCAGAACCTGATGAGGGAAGTGTTGTTTGTTTGGGTTTAAGATAACAGAGAGAACAATGAAAACCAAAGCGCAGGAGTTAGCAAAAACATATGGCTAATAGTGAATCGAGAGACGAGAGTTCCTAGCGGATCCGTGGCGCAATGGTAGCGCGTCTGACTCCAGATCAGAAGGTTGCGTGTTCGATTCACGTCGGGTTCAACGTTTTTTgtccttttccttccttttggcCTTTTTGGTATTTTCACACAATCACGTCAAAGAGGGAGAGGCCGGTTGAAAGTAGTTGTCGTAGTTAGGGCGTGTCTGGTGGCGGAGTTGTTGGGAATTTCCGTGTGCGTGGGCTCACAGCGCGTCATCCGGCGCATTCTAGCATCTCTCGCGCCTCCACCCAACCCATCGAGGCGGttgtctctctctatctctctattATCACCTCTTCCAGCTCATCGACAATGTTCACAACTTTTATTACCTCGTCTACTTCTCCACCACCGCTTCTCCTAAACCTAGAAGGATGTCATCTCCTCCTGCATCCGCCGCGACACGGAGGGTCCCCTCTCCGTGCTGGGCCCACGAAGAGACGCTGGCTCTCATCAAGGCATACCGCGATCGGTGGTTCTCAGTCAGCCGCGGCAACCTCCGCGCCTCCGATTGGGAGGACGTGGCTGCTGCCCTAGCTTCTGCTGGGGCTACTGATGGTGCCCCTAAGACTTCCATCCAGTGCCGCCACAAGATCGAGAAGCTAAGGAAACGGTACCGTGCCGAGAAGCAGCGCGCTCTTTCTAAACCAGGTCGGTTCTTCTCTAGTTGGGATTTGTTTCCTGTTTTAGATTCTATGGAGATTGGAGTCGTTGGATCTGTTCAGGATAAGCATATTGATAAAGCTGTTAAATCTGGAAATATTGGTGGGAATCATAACCCTAATGTTGAAATTGGGATTGAACCTGTGTTGCCTGGATTCACGGCGAAGAGTAATCGGGTGGTTAAGCCCACTCTCACCTTTGATTGCAACTATGGAGGTGGGTTTAGTGTGAAATCTCGAGATAATGAGCTTCCTCCGCCTCCTGGGTTGGCTTATCGTTCTAGAGCTTTTCCTGACTTCGATGATAGTGATGATGACAGTATGTATGGGTTCCCTGTAAAATCCTTAGGTGATAGGAACGTGATGCCTCTAGCGTCTAGATCAGTGCATCATGGGAAAATTAGCAGTGATAGAAATCGTAAACCTAGCATCCATTGTGACCATGATAGTGAGAGTGATGTTGATGAAGGATGTGGGTTTGGGAGGAGAATTTCTGGGGATTGGAAATCAGGGCCTTCAGGGTTGAGGTCAAATAGccattacacgaaacatgggaATACTGGTTCTCATATGGATCATGGTGTTTTGAATGGCGTCAGTTATTCTACAAGACCAGGTATTGTAAAGAAGAGTGAAGGTGGAGTCAAGAGAGGAAGGGGTGCAGTCAGTGAGGTAGTTTCATCAATTAAGCGattgggagaagtgtttgtgaagatggagaagatgaagatggaagcTATGCGGGAGATTGAACAAATGCGAATGGAGATAGAGATGAAACATAATCAGATGATACTCAAGTCGCAGCAACAAGTTGTCAATGCATTTGCAGAAGCATTTGTGGAAAagacagagaagaagaaagtgaaGATGGTGTCAACTAATGGGGATTCTGATGGGTATGAACTCTGAAGTAGAGGCAATGTCCAACATGGTAGCAGGTTCAGTCTCTTTTTTCCCTTCTAGGGTTTCATATATAGTTTAGTCCGTCTATAACTGCATCTTGGAAGTGGCAATTTTTTGATTGCAGATGGAGTAGTGGATTTTGATGCTTGTGCCAGTTATTTTATGTAAGTTAATGAAGTGCTTAAAACTACCTTTGATCTTACTGACCTGGATTTCCATGTTACTAACATTTTAACAACCCAACAAACCAAATGACGATGTTGTAGGGCTGCAATGGTGTTGCCTTTGGAAGGTTGAACAAAGTATGATGATAATATTGATAATTTAGGTTAAATTCTGTATGTGCCCACCATGAAGACAAAGACTAGTAATCTTGAGTGTCATTGGCTTGTCTGCCGAGCATAATTGAAACCAAACTTGTCTCAAACGATGCTCGGTTGTTAGCTTTTGAAATGTTGTAATGATTCTTCAACACTCAAAGCCAGTTCCAACCAAGTGTTCAGACATACAAAAACTTGGATTCGTCTCTCTTTTCACCTTTTAGCAAGGTAAGTTTGCATAGTCCAACAAATTGGAATATGGCGCTCCCCATGTTTCCAGTGGTTTGACGAGGATAGGGAGATACTGATACAAGAATTTCAGGAGGGCAGACAATAGACAGAATGAGAGAACAGAGCAAAAGAGAGCAGAGAcggacagagagagagaaaaagaaggggaACACAGAACAAAGGAACGCGGGAAAAGGGAAGGAGAAGATAGATGACAGAATAGAGCAGTAAATGGCAGGGTAGAGCAGCCGAATCAAACAAATGGATTGCACAAATCTATTCATAGAATGTTGGCAATGGCAATTCCATCAGCTAGTAAGTCAGTCCCCATATCATTGGTTTTCCGATTACAAAATTATAGGCTACACGGTGACGACTTGTTGAATCTGCAGGCTTGTCACCGTTGACACAATCTTTAACCTTTCCTTCTCAAGTATATCTGGTGTTGTCGCATCATGTCAATAAGCTTCACGGCCACATTTCATGCATACAGCGGATTCCTGTTTACATCTTTGTATAGCAAATACCGAGAACGAGTTTTACCCAGGGCAGCATACCTAAAAGTGAGAGAATTGGCATTCTCATTAGAGTCTATATTTATGCAAATTTCATCAGATTCTTTAGAGAAAGGTCTCACCATTGTGGTAAAAATGGCGCCATCCAAATTGCATCACCCGTTTGGACTGGATACCTGATGAAAACAAGTACAATCATGTTACAAAGACGGGCATTAGAGAAGTTGTAAGCGATGCTGCTGGAAAGAACCATCTAAGGCTAATCTACCATGTTGAATACACAATATTTTAGCATTGGGCAACAGCTAATTCCAATTGCAATCATAGGACCTAGGTCCACAAAAATTCCAGCAAGAGTATCAGTTGCATTGGATCTTCCTAGGATATAACCATCAATGAATGCTTAATCCTACGAGAAGACCATAACATGGACatagatattaaacaattgagCAGATGACTTTAGACAGTAGCTGCACCTCAATGCTTCCATGCAAAATCTAAATCCTGAATGAAACTCTTACCAGGAGAGCTCAATTGGGGTGTTTTTGAATAGATGGCTTTCTGTTCTTAAGCTTTTGTTGAATGAAACTTGCTCtaatttgtttgattgtatTAAAAACCATGTAATTCTAGCTGTTTCAGCTTTCTTTGGGCTGCACCCCCTGGGTGCTGTTAATAAAGTTTTcattaaaaataagaagaaagaaactCTTACCAGCTGTCACCCAAGCGATAGATCCCCTGCCCATCTAAAAGTAACAAGCCATGCTGATTATAATGAACCTCCTGCAAAAGCACAAGTCCAAATGTGTGATATAGTTTTTTCACCTGTATGATTTGTGTCTTACAtcttcaaaaggaaaacatccTCAAGAAGCTAACATGAGTACCAAAATTGTCGAAAGAACAACGAATCATAATAGAGAGAGCAAATACTTCATATAAAATGTTTGACATCCAACAATTTCAACTTTAGTTGCCTTTAAACATCAAATGCTTCCATAGTCAAAGTTCTGAATGAGATATTATTTACATTAGCACAAAATAGGAAAACTTACCTTAACATTTAGGAATTCTCCAGGTTGAAAATCCATGATCTGCCAGCATGGGGGGAACCATTAGTTCAAAACAAGTTATCCTCTCCAATTCTTTAGTTGAAAGAATATATGATCCCTTACTTAACAAATGATAACAAAAATTCAACGAGAAGGCAAATATATCAAGGTTTAATGCATGAAAATAGAGGTTAGCATGAAATAGGAGGTTATAGCAATCACATTAAAATGTGGATTAGCGCATATAGTCCCCAAATTCACTTTATGAAAGTTTCCTCAGATTCCTCCATCTAGGGCCTGCTGCGATTCGGCTTAGACACCAATTAAGAAATCATCAATGAACATAGGTTAGGACAAATTTCCATATACAATGTGATTTAGGAGTGCAGCTATATAGGTATCCTTTCAATCTTCATTCAATCCTTGATTGTTTATCAACCAAGGGGGATACAAGTTCAATTATTTGTGTGTAACTAATTTACTTTGGTAGCATATCAAAATTGCTAACAGTTCATAGCCTATGGGAGATTTCGGTTTGCAGCTTATCATAGAAACACTTATAACTTTTGTTTAAAGCATCTCATTCAGATTCAAAGGTCGAAATGTTATAGCATTAACCTTCATTTAGTGTTAAGCACATGCAGTCAATGTTAATGAGTTACTTAAATAGAAAATTGAACTTTGAAATAGAAAATGTGGCTCACATGGATGTTGAAATCATACGGCACTGATTGAGGAAGAAGTTTTCTTAGCTGAAATACCTGTtaacaacaacaaaaggaaaTAGTTTGGTTACAAAAAGAAGTATGGACACATACCTCATACACGTTCTCTAAATATAGTAGCGAAAACCGAGAAATCATCATAAGGAGCTGCCAGGAATATCCATTACTTTTAGGCTTTCAATAGAAAAATTCAAACGTATTGTCAGaagaaatatattaaaatgtAAAGATGATCCATAGGTCTTGACTTTCACACGCTGATTCACGAAGACCCAaagataaacaaaaacaaatctctTTCTCAATATCCCAGGACTTGAACTTGGAAAGTGAAACTAAGAGGGGAAAAATCACCTTTAGAAAAAAAGCAtctaaaagaataaaagaaagagTATTAATAAACCAATTACCTCCCCTGGAGTCTCTAGAAGTGGCTGCTTGTCTGTTGAACCAACAATAAACTCAGAAATATGATTTCCCAGACCGGCATACCtaagaggaaaaaaattctTGTCACTCATAAGAGTATCTTGACATCAATACCTAAACAATAAGCAAATGATAGTTTGACTAAAAAGACACCAATAATCATAAGTCCTGCAGCACTTGGGGTCTTAAAGACATCTTCATGCTATGCC
Protein-coding regions in this window:
- the LOC120017112 gene encoding uncharacterized protein LOC120017112, with product METLKAIVVVVLILGVLGVWEVKMASAGPSAAQCKEERRIGVNACKPVLYGKLPSPECCQRVRVTHIECVCPVITPKLAALIDLNRAVRLVEGCGRRVPRHYKCGSITTP
- the LOC120016815 gene encoding protein FIP2-like, giving the protein MSSPPASAATRRVPSPCWAHEETLALIKAYRDRWFSVSRGNLRASDWEDVAAALASAGATDGAPKTSIQCRHKIEKLRKRYRAEKQRALSKPGRFFSSWDLFPVLDSMEIGVVGSVQDKHIDKAVKSGNIGGNHNPNVEIGIEPVLPGFTAKSNRVVKPTLTFDCNYGGGFSVKSRDNELPPPPGLAYRSRAFPDFDDSDDDSMYGFPVKSLGDRNVMPLASRSVHHGKISSDRNRKPSIHCDHDSESDVDEGCGFGRRISGDWKSGPSGLRSNSHYTKHGNTGSHMDHGVLNGVSYSTRPGIVKKSEGGVKRGRGAVSEVVSSIKRLGEVFVKMEKMKMEAMREIEQMRMEIEMKHNQMILKSQQQVVNAFAEAFVEKTEKKKVKMVSTNGDSDGYEL